The DNA window GAACCCACGAGGGAGCTACTAACCCCCTACACGATTTCCAATCGTGCTCCTTCGGCCTCTCGGACATCTCTCCGTTTTAAAGAAAACATTCTATCATACAACTATTGAGTGTCAAGGTTAATGAAACCGCAACTACTTGACTTTCTATTATTTAGGTTTATATTATAAGATATAAGGGGGCGAAAAGGTTTCGACGGGACTGAATGTCTCAGAGCTGCACGCCGGGCTGCCGATGCTCGTCAAAAAACGGCAAAAAATCAACTGCCAACAGCAGTTATTCACTAGCCGCTTAATTTAGCGGCTCCTCTGCTTCTCTGTCGCCTGTCGTGGAGAATGTCAGGGGTCGCGCAGACAGGCTACCCACTGAACCTTGCGCGGGGGGACGGGGGAAACAAATAGCGCTGGTCCCGAAAAAATCTTGTCCGGAGGAGGTTTTCGGGATGAGAACAAATTCCGGAATAAGCGTGTAGGTGTTTTGAAGGCTACTATCTCGGACGCGGGTTCAATTCCCGCCGCCTCCATAAAAGTGAAAAATAATAGATTTAAAGAAAAAACCAAAAAACTCGAAAGAGAAATTCTAACTCTTTATTATGCCTTCAAAGATGTTGAAGTACCTTGGTATTCAAAGGTTTTTCTCGGCATGGTAATAGTTTATGCTTTAAATCCCATAGATATAATACCTGACTTTATTCCTGCAATTGGATATCTCGACGATGTCATAATAATCAGCGCTGCTGTCTATGT is part of the candidate division WOR-3 bacterium genome and encodes:
- a CDS encoding DUF1232 domain-containing protein, with the protein product MKATISDAGSIPAASIKVKNNRFKEKTKKLEREILTLYYAFKDVEVPWYSKVFLGMVIVYALNPIDIIPDFIPAIGYLDDVIIISAAVYVSYKMIPKKILDRCRIKASENQASGLAISSISSASLRGNS